Proteins from a single region of Dama dama isolate Ldn47 chromosome 14, ASM3311817v1, whole genome shotgun sequence:
- the TNFSF18 gene encoding tumor necrosis factor ligand superfamily member 18 isoform X2 — protein sequence MSLSHMENMPVGHSSPQGAQRPSWKQWLLYSTVIVLLLLCSFSALIFTFLPLKTAQGPCVAKFGPLPSKWQMPSPEPSCVNKTADWRLKILQNGLYLIYGQVAPNTAYKGRAPFEVQLRKNEDPIQALTNNSTIQNVGGAYEFHAGDVIDLIFNAEHQILKNKTYWGIFLLANSQFIS from the exons ATGAGTTTGAGCCACATGGAGAATATGCCTGTAGGCCACTCAAGTCCTCAAGGAGCACAGAGACCGTCCTGGAAGCAGTGGCTCCTCTACTCGACAGTCATTGTTTTGCTATTACTTTGCTCCTTCAGTGCACTAATCTTTACTTTTCTTCCACTCAAG ACTGCCCAGGGACCCTGTGTAGCGAAGTTTG GACCATTACCTTCAAAATGGCAAATGCCCTCTCCTGAGCCTTCTTGTGTGAATAAGACAGCTGACTGGAGGCTGAAGATACTTCAGAAtggtttatatttaatttatggcCAAGTGGCTCCCAATACAGCCTACAAGGGACGAGCTCCTTTTGAGGTGCAGCTGCGTAAGAATGAAGACCCCATACAAGCTCTAACCAACAACTCTACGATCCAGAATGTAGGAGGGGCTTACGAATTCCATGCTGGAGATGTAATAGACTTGATATTCAATGCTGAGCAtcagattctgaaaaataagacataCTGGGGGATCTTTCTACTTGCAAATTCCCAATTCATCTCCTAG
- the TNFSF18 gene encoding tumor necrosis factor ligand superfamily member 18 isoform X1 gives MGSSLVNFCFPQLSFLQRMSLSHMENMPVGHSSPQGAQRPSWKQWLLYSTVIVLLLLCSFSALIFTFLPLKTAQGPCVAKFGPLPSKWQMPSPEPSCVNKTADWRLKILQNGLYLIYGQVAPNTAYKGRAPFEVQLRKNEDPIQALTNNSTIQNVGGAYEFHAGDVIDLIFNAEHQILKNKTYWGIFLLANSQFIS, from the exons ATGGGCTCATCACTTGTGAATTTCTGCTTTCCACAGCTCTCATTCCTGCAGAGAATGAGTTTGAGCCACATGGAGAATATGCCTGTAGGCCACTCAAGTCCTCAAGGAGCACAGAGACCGTCCTGGAAGCAGTGGCTCCTCTACTCGACAGTCATTGTTTTGCTATTACTTTGCTCCTTCAGTGCACTAATCTTTACTTTTCTTCCACTCAAG ACTGCCCAGGGACCCTGTGTAGCGAAGTTTG GACCATTACCTTCAAAATGGCAAATGCCCTCTCCTGAGCCTTCTTGTGTGAATAAGACAGCTGACTGGAGGCTGAAGATACTTCAGAAtggtttatatttaatttatggcCAAGTGGCTCCCAATACAGCCTACAAGGGACGAGCTCCTTTTGAGGTGCAGCTGCGTAAGAATGAAGACCCCATACAAGCTCTAACCAACAACTCTACGATCCAGAATGTAGGAGGGGCTTACGAATTCCATGCTGGAGATGTAATAGACTTGATATTCAATGCTGAGCAtcagattctgaaaaataagacataCTGGGGGATCTTTCTACTTGCAAATTCCCAATTCATCTCCTAG